From Microbacterium sp. CGR2:
GTTCCGGGCGCATTGAAGAACCACGTGCCCAGCCCGCTCGCGACGGTGACGATCACGGTGACCGCCCAGAACCGACGCGTTCCCTCCACCGCGACCAGGCAGCCGAGCACCAGGAAAGGGACGGAGTTCGCGATGAGGTGTGCCCAGCTCGCGTGCAGGAGCGGGGCGAGGATGATGCCGCCGAGACCGGAGAGATCCCAGGACCGCAGCCCGAAACCGGTGAAGGAGCCGGGCAGGATCGCATCCGCGAACTGGATGACCCACATCGCGGCAAGGAGCAGCACCGGGGAGGCGAAACGACGCAGGGAGTTCGACGAGGTCCGGGGCTGCATGGCGGTCACCCCACGATTGTGGCAGGCGTAGCCCGGAGACGACTGGGTGAATGCGCGGCGCACGGGCACAAAAAATGACCCTCCGCGCACCCAGCAGAGCCCGGTTACCCTTGCTGCGTTTCCGCCCTGGGGGAATTGGCCTGGATGCCGCCACGCGGAGAGCCGTCGTCAAGTCTAGCGGAAGGTGTCACGGGTCGACGACCGGTGGGAGCGAATGATCCACGCTGCCCTGTCAAAGCGTACGATCGAGACACGCGCACCGTGGCGCCGACGCGAGAGGGTACGCATGCCAGAGAACTCCCCCCAGATACCGGTGATGATCGACGCCGACCAGTTCGCCGCGCAGACATCGGCGATCCTCGCCTCGATCGCTCAGGTGATCGACGGGAAGCCGGATGCGGTGCGGAGCGCCGTCGTCTGCCTGCTGGCCGAGGGGCATCTGCTGATCGAAGACGTCCCCGGCGTGGGCAAGACCATGCTGGCTCGTGCGCTCGCCGCGACCGTCGACGCGACGGTGCGCCGCATCCAGTTCACGCCCGACCTTCTTCCCGGTGATGTGACCGGCGTCTCGGTCTACAACCCGGTGGATCGCGAGTTCGAGTTCAAGCGCGGAGCGATCTTCGCACACATCGTGATCGCCGACGAGATCAACCGCTCCTCCCCCAAGACGCAGTCGGCGCTGCTCGAGGCGATGGAAGAGGGTCAGGTCACCGTCGACGGTTCGACCCACCCGCTCCCCGAGCCGTTCCTCGTCGTCGCGACGCAGAACCCGCTGGAGATGGAGGGCACCTACGCTCTCCCGGAGGCCCAGCGCGACCGCTTCATGATGCGCATCTCCATGGGCTATCCGGATGCCGCGGCCGAGGCGCTCATGCTCCGTCAGCGCGACGTGGTCAATCCTCTCGCCGCGGTGTCTCCCGTCGCCGACGCGGCATCCATCTCGCAGCTCATCGCGTGGGCGCGCGCCGTGCACGTGGCTCCCGCCCTGGAAGAGTACGCGGTCGCGCTCGCTCAGGCCACGCGCTCCGACCCGAACCTGCACCTCGGAGCGAGCCCGCGTGCGACCCTGCAGCTCATCCGCGCGGCGAAGGTGTGGGCGGCGCTCGACGGCCGCGACTTCGTCATCCCCGACGACATCACCGCGCTGCTCATCCCGGTGCTCGCTCATCGGCTGCTCCCGGCGCGAGGGGCGCAGCGCGCGGGTGCTCAGCCCATCGAAGCCGCGTTGACCCAGATCGCCGAACGGGTGCGGGTTCCCATCGCAACCCGCGCCTGACCGGACCGACCATGCGACGACGACGAATCCTCACCCCGCGTGGCGCGGGCACGCTCGTCGCGGCAGTCGGGTGTCTCATCGCCGCCAATCTCGTGGGCACCCGCATCCTGGTCTACATCGGCCTGTTCCTGGCGCTCCTCACGCTGTGCTCGGTCATCGCCGTGCGGATGCCTCGACGGTCGGGGACCGTCAGCCGTCAGATCTCGACGGATCTGCTGACCGTGTCCGAGACCTCGCGGGTGACGGTGCGGTTCGCGCTCCGTGCGCTGCGCGTGCCGCACGGACTCTGGCACGACGTGCTGCCGGACGCGGTGGAGGGTGACTCCGGCGGCGAGTACCCTCCCGAGTCCGGTCAGCTCAGCTATCAGATCACCGGCGTGCGCCGCGGGGTCTGGTCGCTCGGCCCGTTGATGCTGCGCACGGTCGACCCCTTCGGCCTCGCGCAGCGGGAGCAATCGTTCGGTGAGACCCGGAGCATCACCGTCGTCCCCGAGATCTTCGCCCTCGCCCCGCTCGCGGTGCGCGTCGGAGCGGCGGGCGGCACCGCTCACACCTCCTCCAGCAGGCTCGGACAGGGCAGTGACAACCTCTCCCCCCGCGGATACATCCCCGGCGACTCGATGCGGCGGATCCATTGGCGAGCCACCGCGCACCGCGGGCAACTCATGGTGCGCCAGGAGGAGCAGGAGTCCAGCCCCGACGCGCTCGTCGTCCTCGATCACAGCAGCCACCGCTGGACCGCACGAGGCAACGAGGCCGACCCGACGTTCGAGGCGGCCGTCTCGCTCTGCGCCTCAGCCGCGGTGCACCTGGCGTCGGAAGGTTACAGCGTCGACGTGATCGACAGCGCCGGGAACGCACTGGGTGCGCTGCGCGGGCACGAGGATGACCGCGACGGCCTGCTCGTCGCGCTGGCTCTGGTGGTTCCGCGTGGCGAGAGCAGGGAACTCGGGGCCCTCATCGGGGGGACACCCCCGGGCCCCCTGGTGTACATCACCGGTGCGCTGGACGAAGAGGATGCCGCGCTGCTGCGACCTTCCGGCGCCGCAGCGGCGATGCTCTTCAGCAGCGATCTCCTGCCGGGCGCCACCGCGGCTGCGACGCAGCACGGATGGACGGTCGCTCGACTCGGATCCGACGTCGCCGAGGCATGGGACGAGGCGGTCTCTGCCCGGATCGGAGTCGGCCATGTTCCGGGCTGAGGGTTCCACTGCGGCCGCGCGATCCGGAGCGAGGGCGGTGCCGCGCTGGCATCGTGATCGTGAGGAAGCCGCCGGAGTCGTACTTCCCGGGGCGCTGACTGCGGCGACCTCGTTCGTGGCCATGTGGCCGTTCACCGCGGTCATCCAGCCGGGCGCCTGGTCGTTCACCGTCCTCGCTGTGATCGTCGTCCTGTCAGCCGTCGGGATGCTGATGCGCTGGCTCCTCCGGCGGCGCTCCCTCGGGCTCAGTGGTCTGGGGGCGCTTGTCGTTCAGAGCGTGGTCGCCGTCGCGCTTCTCACCCGGACGGTGGCCGGCGACACGGCGATCTTCGGGATCATCCCGACGCCCACCACCGTCTCCGTGTTCGCCACCCGGGGGGTCGCGGCGTGGAACGAGGTGACGTTCGGGTCTGCACCGCTGGAAGCGTCCCCGGCGCTCACGGCGGCGATGGGCGTCGGCTTCGCCATCATCACGATCACCCTCGACCATCTGATCGCCGGTCGTGCCGCGATCCTCGCCGTCCTGGTGATGGGGGTGGCCGGCGCCGTGCCGATGATCGCCACCCTCGGCGAACCACACCTCGTCTGGTTCGCGGTGTTCGGCGTGGTCGCGCTTCTCCTGTTCCGGTTCACCGCGCGACGCCATCCGCTCTCTCCTCGGCGATCCTCGGTGGCACTGAGCGTCGCCGTCGGCGCGGCGGCACTGGCGGGGACGATCGCCATCGCACCCGCGCTTCCCGTCACGGCGAACCTCGCCGGCACCGGGGTCGGGGTCACCGTCGACGCCTCCCTCCGACTCGGCGACGATCTACGGCAGCCCAATCCCGTCGAGGTGCTGACTGTGGCAGCCGAGGGAGAGACCGCCCCGTACCTGCGCCTGACGACCCTGTCGCGCTTCGACGGCCGTGTCTGGCAGCCCGATCGCGGCACCATGCAGTCTCAGGACGAAGGCTTCGGTGAACCGGACTGGGGCGATGACATCGTCACGGAGGATCAGAACACCTCGATCCGCGTGCTTCGGATGTCGAGCTCCTGGCTCCCCGTCCCCTACCCGGCCGTGAGCGTCCAGGGGCTCACGGGATCGTGGCGCGTGGCGACCGAGAACCGCACGCTCGTCTCGCGGAGCGCGGAGGCCACCGGCAACGACTACACCGTCGAATCCACGCGGGTCCTTCCCACTCTCGAGCAGATCCGCGGCCGCGATGCGGCAGGGCCCGTCGAGGATGAGGAGACGGACGTGGAGTTGCCGGAGATCATCCCGCGTCTCGCCGAAGAGGTCACCGCCGCGGCGTCGAGCGACTACGACCGGCTGGTGGCATTGCAGAACTGGTTCCGGTCCCAGTTCGTCTACTCGCTGGAGACACCGGTCGACGAGGGCTTCGACGGAACGGGGGCCGACGCGGTCGCCGAATTCCTCGACGTGCAGTCGGGATACTGCGTGCACTTCGCCGGGGCCTTCGCCCTGATGGCGGAGAGCCTCGACATGCGCGTGCGCATCGTCGTCGGGTACCTTCCCGGATCGCTCACCGACGAGAAGCGCGGTGAGGAGTCGGTCTTCTCGGTGACGAGCGACCAGCTGCATTCGTGGCCGGAGGTGTTCTTCCCCGGGGTGGGGTGGGTGCCGTTCGAGCCCACCGCATCGCTGGGCGTACCGACCGAGTTCCAGACGGGCGCCACCGCGGGCGGAGAGACCGGCGGCCCGGCATCGCCGGCTCCCACTTCCGCGCCCCAGACCGAAGAGACATCGGGACCCGAGATCGAACGCGGGGATACCGAAGACGCGGAGGGAACCGCGGGTGAGCTGCGACAGCTCGACCCGACTCCGGTGGTGCTCACGTTCACCGGCATCCTGGTGGTCCTGCTCCTGCCCGCCATCCTTCGCCGCATCGAGCGCGGGCTGCGGATGAGCCGTGCGCGCCGCGGCGACGCGGGAGCGGCGTGGGCCGAACTCCGCGACACCCTGAGAGACCTTCACCTGCCGGTCTCGGATGCCGACTCTCCACGGATGCGCGGTGCGTCGCTCGTGCGCGAGAGCGCGGTCGATCCGGCGGCGATGCGCGTACTGACGGATGCCGTCGAGCGGGCGAACTTCGCGCGCTCCGCGGAGGACGGAGCCGATCTGGCCGCACCGCTCGCCGTCGTGCTCGCGGGTCTCGTCAGGAGTGTCGACCGTCCCACGCGGATCCACGCGCTGCTGCTGCCGCGCTCGTTGTTCGTGATGCGCGGAGCGGATGCCGTCCTGCCGGCCTGACGGTCAGGCCGCGTGTTCGGCGCAGGGAACGGCGTCGCAATCGCCGCAGACGACGAACTGTGCACGGCAGGACAGGTCGGTGCAGTTGGCCGTGCGGTTGGTCGGCGTGCCGCATCCGACGCAGTGCCCGACAACCTGGGCCTGATCGGAGAACTCGATGGAACCGCGCTTGTCGAAGACGTAGAGCGAGCCTTCCCACAGGCCCTCGTCGCCGTACTTCTCCCCGTACCGGACGATTCCACCCTCGAGTTGATACACCTCACCGAAGCCGCGGGCCGTCATCAGGCTCGACAGCACCTCACAGCGGATGCCACCCGTGCAGTAGGTGACCACCGGCTTGCCTTTGAGGTCGTCGTAGGCGCCCGAGTCGAGGAGCGCCACGAAATCTCGCGTCGTCTCGGTGTCGGGGACGACCGCGCCGCGGAAGCGTCCGATCTGCGCTTCGAGCGCGTTGCGACCGTCGAAGAACACGACGTCGTCGCCCCGTTCGTCGACGAGCTCGTGCAGGGCCTCGGGGGTCAATCGGATGCCACCGCCGACGACGCCGTGCTCATCGACACGCAGCTCCCCCGGGGCACCGAACGACACGATCTCGTCGCGCACCTTGACGCTGAGCTTGGGGAAGTCCAGGCTGCGGCCCTCCCCGTCGACACCGGTTCCGTCGCTCCACTTGATGTCGGCATCTTTGAATGGCGCATACGAGCGGAACGAACGCGCCCACTTCTTGAGCGCACGGATGTCGCCGCCGAGCGTTCCGTTGACGCCGTCCTTCGAGATGATCAGCCGGCCACGCAGGCCGAGCGCCTCGCCGAGGTCGCGCTGCCACAGCCGGACGGCCTCCGGGTCCGCGAGGGGCGTGAAGGCGTAGAAAAGGACGATCTTGGGTGTTGCCACCTAGGGATACTACGTCGAGTTCGCGGATGCGTGGCCGCTACCTCACGTCGCGGTTCATGAATGTGATCCCTCCCGCCAGAAGCGCGGCGAGCACCCAGCCGGCCGACACCAGGGCAGCCAGAGAGCTGCCGAGGCGGTCGTCGGGCAGGACTCCCACGGCGGTCACATCGAACCGGAAGGCTTCGAGCAGCGCAAGGACGGGGAGGTAGACGGCGCCGGCGCTCCAGAACGTCACGACGAGCATCGCCACGCCCATCGACATGGAAGCGACGAACAGGGCGACGAGATGAGCCTGCACGATCATCCCCAGTCCCATTCCCCAGAGGCCCGCAACGGCACCGACCGCGAGTGCGCCTGCGATGGACGACCAATCCACCGGGACAGTCCCCATGACGAGGGCGAGGGCTGTGTGACCACCAGCGAGACCGACGAGCGAGACGACCGCTCCGCCGAGCGCCGAGACGGGCAACCTGACGAGAAAGGTCGTCCATCGAGGCTGCAGCATCAGGCGCTGAGCGACGACACCATCACGCCGGTCGATGGTGTATCGGAACGAACCGTAGACGGCGGCGAGAACAGCGCCGTAGGTCGTGAGCACCGTGCCGAACGGCGCGGCGAGCGCCTCTCTGACCTCGAGCGGGGAATCCGCGAATTCCGGCGTGATGGTCATCGCCAACGACAGCGACAGCAGCAACGCCGCCGCACACACCCCGAGCAGGACGACGTCACCCGCCAAGCTGCGCGCCTGAGCTCGAAGAGCCCTGCCGATCACGCCCCCCTCCTGCGTCCCCGAACCCACGCGACCGCGACCAGGCCGACGGCCCACGCGAGCCCGACTGCG
This genomic window contains:
- a CDS encoding rhomboid family intramembrane serine protease, which gives rise to MQPRTSSNSLRRFASPVLLLAAMWVIQFADAILPGSFTGFGLRSWDLSGLGGIILAPLLHASWAHLIANSVPFLVLGCLVAVEGTRRFWAVTVIVTVASGLGTWFFNAPGTLTVGASGLVFGYFGYVVLRVFAPGRISHRILYAVIALIVIALYGGSMLAGVVGVADGTSWQAHLFGAIGGAAAALVGGRARPIHARRRG
- a CDS encoding MoxR family ATPase; the protein is MPENSPQIPVMIDADQFAAQTSAILASIAQVIDGKPDAVRSAVVCLLAEGHLLIEDVPGVGKTMLARALAATVDATVRRIQFTPDLLPGDVTGVSVYNPVDREFEFKRGAIFAHIVIADEINRSSPKTQSALLEAMEEGQVTVDGSTHPLPEPFLVVATQNPLEMEGTYALPEAQRDRFMMRISMGYPDAAAEALMLRQRDVVNPLAAVSPVADAASISQLIAWARAVHVAPALEEYAVALAQATRSDPNLHLGASPRATLQLIRAAKVWAALDGRDFVIPDDITALLIPVLAHRLLPARGAQRAGAQPIEAALTQIAERVRVPIATRA
- a CDS encoding DUF58 domain-containing protein, which gives rise to MRRRRILTPRGAGTLVAAVGCLIAANLVGTRILVYIGLFLALLTLCSVIAVRMPRRSGTVSRQISTDLLTVSETSRVTVRFALRALRVPHGLWHDVLPDAVEGDSGGEYPPESGQLSYQITGVRRGVWSLGPLMLRTVDPFGLAQREQSFGETRSITVVPEIFALAPLAVRVGAAGGTAHTSSSRLGQGSDNLSPRGYIPGDSMRRIHWRATAHRGQLMVRQEEQESSPDALVVLDHSSHRWTARGNEADPTFEAAVSLCASAAVHLASEGYSVDVIDSAGNALGALRGHEDDRDGLLVALALVVPRGESRELGALIGGTPPGPLVYITGALDEEDAALLRPSGAAAAMLFSSDLLPGATAAATQHGWTVARLGSDVAEAWDEAVSARIGVGHVPG
- a CDS encoding DUF3488 and transglutaminase-like domain-containing protein, with protein sequence MFRAEGSTAAARSGARAVPRWHRDREEAAGVVLPGALTAATSFVAMWPFTAVIQPGAWSFTVLAVIVVLSAVGMLMRWLLRRRSLGLSGLGALVVQSVVAVALLTRTVAGDTAIFGIIPTPTTVSVFATRGVAAWNEVTFGSAPLEASPALTAAMGVGFAIITITLDHLIAGRAAILAVLVMGVAGAVPMIATLGEPHLVWFAVFGVVALLLFRFTARRHPLSPRRSSVALSVAVGAAALAGTIAIAPALPVTANLAGTGVGVTVDASLRLGDDLRQPNPVEVLTVAAEGETAPYLRLTTLSRFDGRVWQPDRGTMQSQDEGFGEPDWGDDIVTEDQNTSIRVLRMSSSWLPVPYPAVSVQGLTGSWRVATENRTLVSRSAEATGNDYTVESTRVLPTLEQIRGRDAAGPVEDEETDVELPEIIPRLAEEVTAAASSDYDRLVALQNWFRSQFVYSLETPVDEGFDGTGADAVAEFLDVQSGYCVHFAGAFALMAESLDMRVRIVVGYLPGSLTDEKRGEESVFSVTSDQLHSWPEVFFPGVGWVPFEPTASLGVPTEFQTGATAGGETGGPASPAPTSAPQTEETSGPEIERGDTEDAEGTAGELRQLDPTPVVLTFTGILVVLLLPAILRRIERGLRMSRARRGDAGAAWAELRDTLRDLHLPVSDADSPRMRGASLVRESAVDPAAMRVLTDAVERANFARSAEDGADLAAPLAVVLAGLVRSVDRPTRIHALLLPRSLFVMRGADAVLPA
- a CDS encoding rhodanese-related sulfurtransferase gives rise to the protein MATPKIVLFYAFTPLADPEAVRLWQRDLGEALGLRGRLIISKDGVNGTLGGDIRALKKWARSFRSYAPFKDADIKWSDGTGVDGEGRSLDFPKLSVKVRDEIVSFGAPGELRVDEHGVVGGGIRLTPEALHELVDERGDDVVFFDGRNALEAQIGRFRGAVVPDTETTRDFVALLDSGAYDDLKGKPVVTYCTGGIRCEVLSSLMTARGFGEVYQLEGGIVRYGEKYGDEGLWEGSLYVFDKRGSIEFSDQAQVVGHCVGCGTPTNRTANCTDLSCRAQFVVCGDCDAVPCAEHAA